In the Verrucomicrobiota bacterium genome, TGCACTTGGTAGCTCACTGCGCCCCGCACCCGGCCCCATTTGATGGTGAGTTCGCCCGCATTGTTGATCGCCAGCACCCGAACCCCGCGCGGCGCAGGCAACAAACCGACCGGCGCGGCCTCTTTGCGCAGCGGCACGCCCGCACTGGCGATGACCTCCGGACGCCCGCCGCTACGGCTCTGCACAAATTCCGCCGTGCGCGTCAGCACCGTGCGCAGGTTGCCGAAGGAACCCCTTTTCTCCGTCAACCGCTGCTTCAGGAGGTTCTCCGTGGCGTCATATTCCTGCGCTTTGGCCTGGGAATCCTCCAGCGCGGCCGACAACTCCGCCACAATTTCCTCTGCATCCGGGAAATGTTCGCTTTTGCCGAGCATTTCCACGATGAGTCTAGCCAACGTGAGCACATTGTTCTCCGTCATTCCTTTTAAACCAAGCTTAACTTTCGCCATACGCATTACCTTTCGTTCATGATTAACCATCAAACCTCTATTGCCCGCCGCATCGGGCCAATTGCTACCTGCATCCCGCAAAATGCCACGCACAAAGCCGCTTATGCTAGGTAGTTTTTGTTATTTCCTACGGCGGATTTCTATTTTCCACCGGCGGTATTGTTATTTCCGCAAGCGTTTTTTCTATTTCCGTACGCGGTTATTATAATTACGCGCACGGTTCTATAACTTCCGCCAGTGGTTTTTATAGTTCCTTATGCGGTTACTATAATTCCGCTGACGGTATAAATAGTTCCGCGTGTGGAAACTATAATTCCACCGGAGTAAACTTCAGTGCTTGTACACATAAAACGCTGTGCGTGTCAACTATTTGGATTTGCCGACCGCAGTTTTTTGGTTGCTGGCCGCATATCGCGAGGGATTGACTGCGCAGCGAAATTGGCGTACCGCATCCAACTACCTGCGCCGTGCAAAATTGTGGATGTGAGCCTCATTTTCCCTGATGCCGCCTGCATGACCTTATCTGCCACGCGCAGAAATCAAAATACATGTCCGTCCCAGGCGGCATCGTGGTGAAATAATCGCCGTGCGCGCCGCAATGCGGCGGGTGTAACGGGAAAGACCCGCGATTAAAGGCGGAAGAACAAAATAGCCGTAGGGAAATCATGCCGCGAAACGTGCCGCAGGTTTCTAACCTGCCGTATCGCCGACTTCCTAGTCGGCAGACGCTGGGAAATCGTCAACCGTGGGGAGGGTATGAAGGTCTGCGGATTGGAAATCCGCGACACAGCAGACTTGGAAGTCTGCGGTACGAGGGCGCCTGCCCGCCGGTAAACGTCGTTGCGACAAAACATCCGGGAGGGATGCCAGAAATGGGCAGCGGAAACGTGCTTGTCAGCCACGGCGGATGGGAGTTAAATCACCACCATGTTCAATGAGTTCCAGATACCGCGAAAACCGCTAGGTGCGCAAGGCACACGGGATTTTGTGCGCAGCGAGGGGTGGGGGGCGAGGCGAGGAGCGATGAGTGGTTTGACCATGATTGATGGGTTGGTGGCTGGGTCGCTGCATTTGGTGTCTGATGATGGCACTGTTCGACGGATGGTAAATGGTCATTGACTTTCGAGGGACAGGAAATAGGGTATTGCCCATGAACACATGCCAAAAGCAATGCCCGGTCACCGCCCTGCGCCCAGTGGGGAGAAAATCCATTTCATCGCAATGGGCACTTCCCGAAGTTCCGCTTCAAGCGGGCTGCCGTCCGCAGCGCGGTAAAGTCTTGATGGCGCTGGTTCCTGGTTTTCTCTTCATGGCGGTTGCCTTGTCCGCCGCCTTGCCCCCGATTCCCGCCGGACCGATCGCCAACAAGAAGGAACTGCTCTTCTCGGATGACTTCCAAGGTGCCGTGCCGGCCAAGGTGTGGCATAAGGTGGTCGCAACCTTCGC is a window encoding:
- a CDS encoding fibronectin type III domain-containing protein is translated as MAKVKLGLKGMTENNVLTLARLIVEMLGKSEHFPDAEEIVAELSAALEDSQAKAQEYDATENLLKQRLTEKRGSFGNLRTVLTRTAEFVQSRSGGRPEVIASAGVPLRKEAAPVGLLPAPRGVRVLAINNAGELTIKWGRVRGAVSYQVQLAIGDDQWNWVFAGSVTKTKLKVTGLQSGVKYWFRVAALNTNGLGDWSQIVPKMVP